From the Halalkalicoccus sp. CGA53 genome, one window contains:
- a CDS encoding ATP-binding protein, with product MTDLGDFQASGSGASDGENSTRSTDVGEEFTEYEAEAVGTDRGIGTVAVSEGLVIAEEGEECRIRAYVTTGNRSEIRLGSYLLVPYPDGELLFSRITALEYAREFQADDATEIHARRAMRRTWNGEAERDFKFVATLEPVAVLYDDGGELKRRMTDRVPKPDAVVRRATDTEEIKTGLKIPEEGVFLGHLAVGGERVRTAASPPTIDYRLKDDYADGDPLVFRHTLVAGGTGSGKTHSTKNVLRQYLGREYEMDDGRTPGLAVVQFDPQDEYAQMHDDNPQVTAEQARGFDREGISYGGYDDTTVFVPSVAGTSYEASHHGAERVEFTIPFSMVRSNKWLVAGASLNDNQYNALTHLLERFFRQYGNGGTYDEFTTFLDDPALREELDESGRVHEATYDAVKRRAWGFDAVFDGDARPITEMVHEFVRPGGLSVVPTYHVNDSRATEVVVLAVASLLIDEKLSNDPRFDRIKETPLVIGMDEAHNFLSGADSAQAGRVIGKFTEAAKQGRKERLGLFLVTQDPQDIAESIFKQVNTKLVLNLGDEEVIRAVNIPGSLAGKVPYMEKGQAVVYSPDNSEPVELCGLSVCLTRHGRD from the coding sequence TCGCGGTCAGCGAGGGCCTCGTGATCGCCGAGGAGGGAGAGGAGTGCCGGATCAGGGCCTACGTGACGACCGGCAACCGCTCGGAGATACGGCTCGGAAGCTACCTTCTCGTGCCGTATCCCGACGGCGAACTGCTCTTCTCGCGGATCACAGCCCTCGAGTACGCCCGGGAGTTCCAGGCCGACGACGCGACCGAGATCCACGCCCGACGGGCGATGCGCCGGACGTGGAACGGCGAGGCCGAGCGCGACTTCAAGTTCGTCGCGACGCTCGAGCCCGTCGCGGTGCTCTACGACGATGGAGGAGAGCTGAAACGGCGGATGACCGACCGGGTCCCGAAGCCGGACGCGGTCGTCCGGCGGGCGACGGACACCGAGGAGATCAAGACCGGACTGAAGATCCCCGAAGAGGGCGTCTTCCTCGGTCACCTCGCGGTCGGGGGTGAACGGGTGAGGACCGCCGCCTCCCCCCCGACGATCGACTATCGACTGAAAGACGACTACGCCGACGGCGACCCGCTGGTGTTCAGACACACGCTCGTCGCCGGCGGCACGGGATCGGGGAAGACCCACAGCACGAAGAACGTCCTCAGACAGTACCTCGGTCGGGAGTACGAGATGGACGACGGTCGGACGCCCGGCCTCGCGGTCGTGCAGTTCGACCCGCAGGACGAGTACGCCCAGATGCACGACGACAACCCGCAGGTAACCGCCGAGCAGGCCCGTGGGTTCGACCGCGAGGGGATCAGTTACGGCGGCTACGACGACACGACGGTGTTCGTCCCGAGCGTGGCGGGAACGAGCTACGAGGCGAGCCACCACGGTGCCGAGCGCGTCGAGTTCACGATCCCGTTCTCGATGGTCCGGTCGAACAAGTGGCTCGTCGCCGGCGCGAGCCTGAACGACAACCAGTACAACGCGCTGACGCACCTGTTAGAGCGCTTTTTCCGCCAGTACGGGAACGGGGGAACCTACGACGAGTTCACGACCTTTCTCGACGATCCGGCGCTCAGGGAGGAACTCGACGAGTCCGGCAGGGTCCACGAGGCGACCTACGACGCGGTGAAACGCCGCGCGTGGGGCTTCGACGCTGTCTTCGACGGCGACGCCCGGCCGATCACCGAGATGGTCCACGAGTTCGTCCGCCCGGGCGGGCTGAGCGTCGTCCCGACCTACCACGTAAACGACAGCCGGGCGACGGAGGTGGTCGTCCTCGCGGTAGCGAGCCTGCTGATCGACGAGAAGCTCTCGAACGACCCCCGGTTCGACCGGATCAAGGAGACGCCGCTCGTGATCGGGATGGACGAGGCGCACAACTTCCTCTCGGGGGCCGACAGTGCACAGGCAGGGCGCGTGATCGGGAAGTTCACCGAGGCGGCGAAACAGGGGAGAAAGGAGCGTCTCGGACTGTTCCTCGTCACGCAGGACCCCCAGGACATCGCCGAGTCGATCTTCAAACAGGTGAACACGAAACTCGTCCTGAACCTCGGTGACGAGGAGGTGATCAGGGCGGTGAACATTCCGGGCAGCTTGGCGGGGAAGGTCCCCTACATGGAGAAGGGCCAGGCGGTCGTCTACTCGCCCGATAACTCCGAACCGGTCGAACTCTGTGGCCTGTCGGTCTGTCTCACCCGCCACGGGAGGGACTGA
- a CDS encoding universal stress protein: MASNVLVAVDGSEQSFDALEYAASEFGDATITALTVLDPAEVGAGTEVAMAVNADEWMATAEKRAESHFEKARGIADETGVDLVTETEIGRPARTIVEVAEEGGFDHVVMGSHGREGVSRILLGSVAESVVRRSPVPVTVVR; this comes from the coding sequence ATGGCGAGTAACGTCCTCGTGGCCGTAGATGGTTCCGAACAGTCGTTCGACGCGCTCGAGTACGCCGCCTCCGAGTTCGGCGACGCGACGATCACCGCCCTCACGGTGCTCGATCCGGCAGAGGTCGGTGCCGGCACCGAGGTCGCGATGGCGGTCAACGCGGACGAGTGGATGGCGACCGCCGAGAAACGCGCCGAGTCACACTTCGAAAAGGCCCGCGGGATCGCAGACGAAACGGGCGTCGACCTCGTGACCGAGACCGAGATCGGTCGTCCGGCGCGAACGATCGTCGAGGTCGCCGAGGAGGGCGGGTTCGATCACGTGGTGATGGGGAGCCACGGCCGCGAGGGCGTCTCGCGCATCCTCCTCGGGAGCGTCGCCGAGTCGGTCGTCCGGCGCTCGCCGGTGCCGGTCACCGTCGTCAGATAG
- a CDS encoding ABC transporter permease codes for MLTDRTKRNLKRELKHSLLAKIALVTAVFIFLVALFAPFIAPYDPTTQELAGSNLPPLGVSTTTETTAMVDGEMTRVEEEVAGTAAHPLGTDALGRDMLSRVIYGARTSLLVGIIGTALAAVSGVTVGMVAGYYGGRVDDGLMRFADIMLAFPALVLAIALIAMFGAGRLLVPDPWVELGLVSGRPERFVFPGTVTLVVALVNWVWFARIARGEALSIRGEEYVKAARSIGASDRYIIRRHVLPNSITPILVLATIQVAAIILLESSLSFLGFSGTTLSWGFDIAQGRDRLATSWWIASMPGLAIVVSVVSINLLGDWLRDALDPGLEGTGGGGGA; via the coding sequence ATGCTCACGGACAGGACGAAACGGAACCTCAAACGCGAGCTGAAACACAGCTTGCTCGCGAAGATCGCGCTCGTGACGGCGGTGTTCATCTTCCTCGTCGCGCTGTTCGCGCCCTTCATCGCGCCGTACGACCCGACGACACAGGAGCTCGCCGGGTCGAACCTGCCGCCACTGGGGGTCTCGACGACGACCGAGACGACCGCGATGGTCGACGGCGAGATGACTCGCGTCGAGGAGGAGGTCGCGGGGACGGCCGCCCACCCGCTGGGAACCGACGCGCTCGGCCGGGACATGCTCTCGCGGGTGATCTACGGCGCGCGGACCTCGCTGCTCGTCGGCATCATCGGGACGGCGCTGGCCGCCGTCTCCGGGGTCACCGTCGGGATGGTCGCGGGCTACTACGGCGGGCGCGTCGACGACGGCCTGATGCGCTTTGCGGACATCATGCTCGCCTTTCCGGCGCTGGTGCTCGCGATCGCGCTGATCGCCATGTTCGGCGCGGGACGGCTATTGGTGCCCGACCCGTGGGTCGAACTCGGCCTCGTCTCCGGTCGGCCCGAACGGTTCGTCTTCCCCGGCACCGTGACGCTCGTCGTCGCGCTGGTCAACTGGGTCTGGTTCGCCCGGATCGCCCGTGGCGAGGCGCTCTCGATCCGCGGCGAGGAGTACGTGAAAGCAGCCCGCTCGATCGGCGCGTCAGACCGCTACATCATCAGGAGACACGTCCTCCCGAACAGCATCACGCCGATCCTCGTGCTCGCGACGATCCAGGTCGCCGCGATCATCCTCTTAGAGAGCTCGCTCTCGTTTCTCGGCTTCTCGGGGACGACGCTATCGTGGGGGTTCGACATCGCACAGGGACGTGACCGGCTCGCGACCTCCTGGTGGATCGCGAGCATGCCCGGGCTCGCGATCGTCGTGAGCGTCGTCAGCATCAACCTCCTGGGGGACTGGCTGCGCGACGCGCTCGATCCCGGGCTCGAGGGCACGGGGGGTGGTGGCGGTGCCTGA
- a CDS encoding ABC transporter ATP-binding protein: MPEEVLRVRDLTTRFFTDEGQVNAVERVSFDVRAREIFGIVGESGSGKSVTALSVLDLVDAPGRVVEGELWYRNADLAEEMGEKRPEAVDGGFVDLLRLSKGERRALRGSAFSMIFQDPMSSFNPSITVGEQIAEAVEVQRRARANPRSTRSRTQGYGLGSYLSSLVYPSNEYVTDGSHERAVTLLEQVGIPDPAARAEEYPHQFSGGMLQRAMIAQALAGEPDVLIADEPTTALDVTIQAQILNLLRDLQEETGMSIVLITHDLGVVARMCDRVGVMYAGELVERGELSDLFERSVHPYTEGLLGSIPDLEEPSPRLQPIPGNVPDLIAAEMGDRCYFVDRCPKAMRECLTKPPEFQIDDEHGAKCYLAEDEYAPERALSPEELAEEVPADD; encoded by the coding sequence GTGCCTGAGGAGGTACTCCGGGTCAGGGATCTCACGACCCGGTTTTTCACCGACGAGGGCCAGGTGAACGCGGTCGAGCGGGTGAGCTTCGACGTGCGCGCCCGTGAGATCTTCGGCATCGTCGGCGAGTCCGGCAGCGGCAAGAGCGTCACCGCGCTCTCGGTGCTCGATCTCGTCGACGCGCCCGGGAGGGTCGTCGAGGGAGAACTCTGGTACAGGAACGCCGATCTCGCCGAGGAGATGGGAGAGAAACGGCCGGAGGCGGTCGACGGCGGGTTCGTCGACCTGCTGCGGCTCTCGAAGGGCGAACGGCGCGCGCTCCGGGGCTCGGCGTTCAGCATGATCTTCCAGGACCCGATGAGCAGTTTCAACCCCTCGATAACGGTGGGAGAGCAGATCGCGGAGGCGGTCGAGGTCCAGCGGAGGGCGCGGGCGAACCCTCGGTCGACCCGCTCGCGGACCCAGGGCTACGGCCTCGGCTCGTACCTGAGTTCGCTCGTCTACCCCTCGAACGAGTACGTCACCGACGGGAGCCACGAGCGCGCGGTGACGCTGCTCGAGCAGGTCGGCATCCCCGACCCGGCCGCGCGAGCCGAGGAGTACCCCCACCAGTTCTCGGGCGGGATGCTCCAGCGAGCGATGATCGCACAGGCGCTCGCGGGCGAGCCGGACGTGCTGATCGCGGACGAGCCGACGACGGCGCTCGACGTCACCATCCAGGCACAGATCCTCAACCTGCTCCGGGACCTGCAGGAAGAGACGGGGATGAGCATCGTCCTGATCACCCACGACCTCGGCGTCGTCGCCCGGATGTGCGACCGGGTGGGCGTGATGTACGCGGGCGAACTCGTCGAGCGCGGCGAGCTTTCCGACCTCTTCGAGCGCTCGGTCCACCCCTACACGGAGGGGTTGCTCGGCTCGATCCCCGACCTCGAGGAGCCCTCCCCCCGGCTCCAGCCGATCCCCGGGAACGTCCCGGATCTGATCGCCGCGGAGATGGGCGATCGGTGTTACTTCGTCGACCGGTGTCCGAAGGCGATGCGCGAGTGTCTCACGAAGCCCCCGGAGTTCCAGATCGACGACGAACACGGCGCGAAGTGTTACCTCGCGGAGGATGAGTACGCGCCCGAGCGCGCGCTCTCGCCCGAGGAGCTGGCGGAGGAGGTGCCGGCCGATGACTGA
- a CDS encoding ABC transporter ATP-binding protein gives MTDVEGAGSDVGDGSEFEFVGSETAEETPTESPLVSVKRLEKYYDADTSLLDRLFGEETEPVRAVDDVSFDVFPGETLGVVGESGCGKSTTGETLLRLREATGGSVLFDGEDVFEMDDDALSVFRTRAQIVFQDPFSSLDPRMTVGQIVREPLDVHDWPTTPGDADVEPVLTVEGDGEVDVSVDPPGSDRVEGRPAGGIDVELPLTVRIESGSASVEAPRGCEASATVEGDSVRVEVSPSKAGLRRLRAQQLLERVGLSAGQIDRYPNEFSGGQRQRIGIARAIALEPEFIVLDEPVSALDVSVQAQVLNLLADLQDELGLTYLFIAHDLSVVRHISDRVAIMYLGKLVEIGPTDAIFDTPAHPYTEALLESVPRAALSEYGRRIDALEGDVPSPRNPPSGCRFRTRCPALIQPEGYGMEQSAWRAVATLRDGTVSGEFDADAVDRLVEARVEDGGEGGRTLPTEEVAAAIRSEFGVPERIGDREAEATLSEAITALAERDVDHGRAVLERAFVTPCEERVPPQYPIGSGHGAACLLHEET, from the coding sequence ATGACTGACGTCGAAGGGGCCGGGAGCGACGTCGGTGACGGATCGGAGTTCGAGTTCGTCGGCTCCGAGACTGCGGAGGAAACCCCGACCGAGAGCCCGCTCGTCAGCGTCAAGCGCCTCGAGAAGTACTACGACGCGGATACCTCGCTGCTCGATCGGCTCTTCGGCGAGGAGACCGAGCCCGTGCGGGCGGTCGACGACGTCTCCTTCGACGTCTTCCCAGGCGAGACGCTCGGCGTCGTCGGCGAGTCCGGCTGTGGGAAGTCCACGACCGGCGAGACCCTGCTCAGGCTCCGGGAGGCGACCGGCGGGAGCGTGCTCTTCGACGGCGAGGACGTCTTTGAGATGGACGACGACGCTCTCTCGGTCTTTCGAACCAGGGCGCAGATCGTCTTCCAGGACCCCTTCTCCAGTCTCGACCCGCGGATGACCGTCGGCCAGATCGTCAGAGAGCCGCTCGACGTCCACGACTGGCCGACGACACCGGGGGACGCCGACGTCGAACCCGTCCTCACCGTCGAGGGCGACGGGGAGGTCGACGTGAGCGTCGATCCGCCGGGAAGCGATCGGGTGGAGGGACGACCGGCAGGAGGGATCGACGTCGAACTCCCGCTCACGGTCCGGATCGAGAGCGGGTCGGCGTCGGTCGAAGCACCCCGCGGCTGTGAGGCCAGCGCGACCGTCGAGGGTGACAGTGTACGGGTGGAGGTCTCGCCGTCGAAGGCCGGGTTGCGTCGGCTCAGAGCACAGCAGTTACTCGAACGGGTCGGGCTCTCGGCGGGACAGATCGACCGATATCCCAACGAGTTCTCGGGCGGCCAGCGCCAGCGCATCGGCATCGCGCGTGCGATCGCGCTCGAACCCGAGTTCATCGTCCTCGACGAGCCGGTGAGCGCGCTCGACGTCTCGGTCCAGGCGCAGGTGCTCAACCTGCTCGCGGATCTCCAGGACGAACTCGGGCTGACCTACCTCTTCATCGCCCACGACCTCTCGGTCGTGAGACATATATCGGATCGCGTCGCGATCATGTACCTCGGGAAGCTGGTCGAGATCGGCCCGACCGACGCCATCTTCGACACCCCGGCACATCCCTACACCGAGGCGCTCCTGGAGAGCGTTCCCCGGGCGGCGCTCTCGGAGTACGGCCGGCGGATCGACGCGCTCGAGGGCGACGTTCCCTCCCCGAGGAATCCGCCCTCCGGCTGCCGGTTCCGGACCCGATGTCCGGCGCTGATCCAGCCCGAGGGCTACGGGATGGAGCAGTCGGCGTGGCGGGCGGTCGCGACGCTGCGCGACGGGACGGTATCGGGGGAGTTCGACGCGGACGCGGTCGACAGGCTCGTCGAAGCCCGGGTGGAAGACGGGGGGGAAGGGGGCAGGACGCTCCCGACCGAGGAGGTCGCGGCGGCGATCCGTTCGGAGTTCGGGGTCCCGGAGCGGATCGGCGACCGCGAAGCGGAGGCGACGCTCTCCGAGGCGATCACGGCACTCGCGGAGCGCGACGTCGATCACGGTCGGGCAGTGCTCGAACGTGCGTTCGTGACGCCGTGTGAGGAGCGCGTTCCGCCGCAGTACCCGATCGGATCGGGTCACGGGGCGGCCTGTCTGCTCCACGAAGAGACGTGA